From one Motacilla alba alba isolate MOTALB_02 chromosome 8, Motacilla_alba_V1.0_pri, whole genome shotgun sequence genomic stretch:
- the RXRG gene encoding retinoic acid receptor RXR-gamma isoform X3 — translation MGRCFLQDSPVHASSTSVSLSSGLSTGSPVLEGPPSFLEPPGSAGRALPAPMSAVGSPVSALGSPYRVIASSLGSHPVALSSAPGMNFVAHASPQLNVLNNVSSSEDVKPLPGLPGMGNMNYPSTSPGSLAKHICAICGDRSSGKHYGVYSCEGCKGFFKRTIRKDLIYTCRDNKDCLIDKRQRNRCQYCRYQKCLAMGMKREAVQEERQRSRERSENEAESTSSGSEDMPVERILEAELAVEPKTEAYSDVGTESSTNDPVTNICHAADKQLFTLVEWAKRIPHFSDLTLEDQVILLRAGWNELLIASFSHRSVSVQDGILLATGLHVHRSSAHSAGVGSIFDRVLTELVSKMKDMQMDKSELGCLRAIVLFNPDAKGLSSPSEVESLREKVYATLEAYTKQKYPEQPGRFAKLLLRLPALRSIGLKCLEHLFFFKLIGDTPIDTFLMEMLETPLQVT, via the exons ATGGGACGGTGCTTTCTGCAAG ATTCCCCGGTGCACGCCAGCTCCACGTCCGTGAGCCTGTCCTCGGGCCTCTCCACGGGGAGCCCGGTGCTGGAGGGGCCCCCCAGCTTCCTGGAGCCCCCCGGGAGCGCCGGCCGGGCGCTGCCCGCGCCCATGAGCGCCGTGGGCTCCCCGGTGAGCGCCCTGGGCTCGCCCTACAGGGTCATCGCCTCCTCCCTGGGCTCCCACCCCGTCGCTCTGTCCTCGGCCCCCGGCATGAACTTCGTGGCACACGCCAGCCCACAG CTCAATGTCCTGAACAATGTCAGCAGCTCGGAGGATGTCAAGCCCTTGCCGGGTCTCCCGGGGATGGGGAACATGAATTATCCATCCACAAGTCCAGGATCCCTAGCCAAACACATCTGTGCCATCTGTGGGGACAGATCCTCAG GGAAGCACTATGGGGTGTACAGCTGTGAGGGCTGCAAAGGCTTCTTCAAGAGGACGATCAGGAAGGATCTGATCTACACCTGCCGGGATAACAAGGACTGCCTCATCGACAAGCGCCAGCGCAACCGCTGCCAGTACTGCCGCTACCAGAAGTGCCTCGCCATGGGGATGAAGAGGGAAG ctgtgcaggaggagaggcagaggagcagggagcgcAGTGAGAACGAGGCCGAGTCCACGAGCAGTGGCAGTGAGGACATGCCCGTGGAGAGGATCCTGGAAGCTGAGCTGGCAGTGGAGCCCAAAACAGAGGCCTACAGTGACGTGGGCACAGAGAGCTCG ACAAACGACCCTGTCACCAACATCTGCCACGCTGCTGACAAGCAGCTCTTCACTCTGGTCGAGTGGGCCAAGCGCATCCCCCACTTCTCCGACCTGACGCTGGAAGACCAAGTCATTCTCCTCCGGGCAG GCTGGAATGAGCTGCTCATTGCCTCTTTCTCCCATCGCTCTGTGTCAGTCCAGGACGGGATCCTGCTGGCCACGGGCCTGCACGTGCACCGCAGCAGCGCCCACAGCGCTGGCGTGGGCTCCATCTTTGACAG GGTTTTGACAGAGCTGGTGTCCAAAATGAAAGACATGCAGATGGATAAGTCGGAGCTGGGGTGCCTGCGAGCCATTGTCCTGTTTAACCCAG ATGCCAAGGGTTTGTCCAGCCCCTCAGAAGTGGAATCTCTGCGGGAGAAGGTCTATGCCACGCTGGAAGCCTACACGAAGCAGAAGTACCCCGAGCAGCCAGGGCG GTTTGCCAAGCTCCTCCTGCGCCTGCCGGCACTGCGGTCCATCGGGCTgaagtgcctggagcacctcttctTCTTCAAGCTGATTGGAGACACCCCCATCGACACCTTTCTCATGGAGATGCTGGAGACACCCCTGCAGGTCACTTGA
- the RXRG gene encoding retinoic acid receptor RXR-gamma isoform X2, with amino-acid sequence MYGNYPHFIKFPAGFGNSPVHASSTSVSLSSGLSTGSPVLEGPPSFLEPPGSAGRALPAPMSAVGSPVSALGSPYRVIASSLGSHPVALSSAPGMNFVAHASPQLNVLNNVSSSEDVKPLPGLPGMGNMNYPSTSPGSLAKHICAICGDRSSGKHYGVYSCEGCKGFFKRTIRKDLIYTCRDNKDCLIDKRQRNRCQYCRYQKCLAMGMKREAVQEERQRSRERSENEAESTSSGSEDMPVERILEAELAVEPKTEAYSDVGTESSTNDPVTNICHAADKQLFTLVEWAKRIPHFSDLTLEDQVILLRAGWNELLIASFSHRSVSVQDGILLATGLHVHRSSAHSAGVGSIFDRVLTELVSKMKDMQMDKSELGCLRAIVLFNPDAKGLSSPSEVESLREKVYATLEAYTKQKYPEQPGRFAKLLLRLPALRSIGLKCLEHLFFFKLIGDTPIDTFLMEMLETPLQVT; translated from the exons ATGTATGGGAATTATCCTCACTTCATTAAGTTTCCTGCGGGCTTTGGCA ATTCCCCGGTGCACGCCAGCTCCACGTCCGTGAGCCTGTCCTCGGGCCTCTCCACGGGGAGCCCGGTGCTGGAGGGGCCCCCCAGCTTCCTGGAGCCCCCCGGGAGCGCCGGCCGGGCGCTGCCCGCGCCCATGAGCGCCGTGGGCTCCCCGGTGAGCGCCCTGGGCTCGCCCTACAGGGTCATCGCCTCCTCCCTGGGCTCCCACCCCGTCGCTCTGTCCTCGGCCCCCGGCATGAACTTCGTGGCACACGCCAGCCCACAG CTCAATGTCCTGAACAATGTCAGCAGCTCGGAGGATGTCAAGCCCTTGCCGGGTCTCCCGGGGATGGGGAACATGAATTATCCATCCACAAGTCCAGGATCCCTAGCCAAACACATCTGTGCCATCTGTGGGGACAGATCCTCAG GGAAGCACTATGGGGTGTACAGCTGTGAGGGCTGCAAAGGCTTCTTCAAGAGGACGATCAGGAAGGATCTGATCTACACCTGCCGGGATAACAAGGACTGCCTCATCGACAAGCGCCAGCGCAACCGCTGCCAGTACTGCCGCTACCAGAAGTGCCTCGCCATGGGGATGAAGAGGGAAG ctgtgcaggaggagaggcagaggagcagggagcgcAGTGAGAACGAGGCCGAGTCCACGAGCAGTGGCAGTGAGGACATGCCCGTGGAGAGGATCCTGGAAGCTGAGCTGGCAGTGGAGCCCAAAACAGAGGCCTACAGTGACGTGGGCACAGAGAGCTCG ACAAACGACCCTGTCACCAACATCTGCCACGCTGCTGACAAGCAGCTCTTCACTCTGGTCGAGTGGGCCAAGCGCATCCCCCACTTCTCCGACCTGACGCTGGAAGACCAAGTCATTCTCCTCCGGGCAG GCTGGAATGAGCTGCTCATTGCCTCTTTCTCCCATCGCTCTGTGTCAGTCCAGGACGGGATCCTGCTGGCCACGGGCCTGCACGTGCACCGCAGCAGCGCCCACAGCGCTGGCGTGGGCTCCATCTTTGACAG GGTTTTGACAGAGCTGGTGTCCAAAATGAAAGACATGCAGATGGATAAGTCGGAGCTGGGGTGCCTGCGAGCCATTGTCCTGTTTAACCCAG ATGCCAAGGGTTTGTCCAGCCCCTCAGAAGTGGAATCTCTGCGGGAGAAGGTCTATGCCACGCTGGAAGCCTACACGAAGCAGAAGTACCCCGAGCAGCCAGGGCG GTTTGCCAAGCTCCTCCTGCGCCTGCCGGCACTGCGGTCCATCGGGCTgaagtgcctggagcacctcttctTCTTCAAGCTGATTGGAGACACCCCCATCGACACCTTTCTCATGGAGATGCTGGAGACACCCCTGCAGGTCACTTGA
- the RXRG gene encoding retinoic acid receptor RXR-gamma isoform X1, whose product MRVCVCVGWLESLHCKNRIKPNSPVHASSTSVSLSSGLSTGSPVLEGPPSFLEPPGSAGRALPAPMSAVGSPVSALGSPYRVIASSLGSHPVALSSAPGMNFVAHASPQLNVLNNVSSSEDVKPLPGLPGMGNMNYPSTSPGSLAKHICAICGDRSSGKHYGVYSCEGCKGFFKRTIRKDLIYTCRDNKDCLIDKRQRNRCQYCRYQKCLAMGMKREAVQEERQRSRERSENEAESTSSGSEDMPVERILEAELAVEPKTEAYSDVGTESSTNDPVTNICHAADKQLFTLVEWAKRIPHFSDLTLEDQVILLRAGWNELLIASFSHRSVSVQDGILLATGLHVHRSSAHSAGVGSIFDRVLTELVSKMKDMQMDKSELGCLRAIVLFNPDAKGLSSPSEVESLREKVYATLEAYTKQKYPEQPGRFAKLLLRLPALRSIGLKCLEHLFFFKLIGDTPIDTFLMEMLETPLQVT is encoded by the exons ATGcgtgtttgtgtctgtgtgggGTGGCTTGAATCTCTTCATTGTAAGAACCGCATCAAACCAA ATTCCCCGGTGCACGCCAGCTCCACGTCCGTGAGCCTGTCCTCGGGCCTCTCCACGGGGAGCCCGGTGCTGGAGGGGCCCCCCAGCTTCCTGGAGCCCCCCGGGAGCGCCGGCCGGGCGCTGCCCGCGCCCATGAGCGCCGTGGGCTCCCCGGTGAGCGCCCTGGGCTCGCCCTACAGGGTCATCGCCTCCTCCCTGGGCTCCCACCCCGTCGCTCTGTCCTCGGCCCCCGGCATGAACTTCGTGGCACACGCCAGCCCACAG CTCAATGTCCTGAACAATGTCAGCAGCTCGGAGGATGTCAAGCCCTTGCCGGGTCTCCCGGGGATGGGGAACATGAATTATCCATCCACAAGTCCAGGATCCCTAGCCAAACACATCTGTGCCATCTGTGGGGACAGATCCTCAG GGAAGCACTATGGGGTGTACAGCTGTGAGGGCTGCAAAGGCTTCTTCAAGAGGACGATCAGGAAGGATCTGATCTACACCTGCCGGGATAACAAGGACTGCCTCATCGACAAGCGCCAGCGCAACCGCTGCCAGTACTGCCGCTACCAGAAGTGCCTCGCCATGGGGATGAAGAGGGAAG ctgtgcaggaggagaggcagaggagcagggagcgcAGTGAGAACGAGGCCGAGTCCACGAGCAGTGGCAGTGAGGACATGCCCGTGGAGAGGATCCTGGAAGCTGAGCTGGCAGTGGAGCCCAAAACAGAGGCCTACAGTGACGTGGGCACAGAGAGCTCG ACAAACGACCCTGTCACCAACATCTGCCACGCTGCTGACAAGCAGCTCTTCACTCTGGTCGAGTGGGCCAAGCGCATCCCCCACTTCTCCGACCTGACGCTGGAAGACCAAGTCATTCTCCTCCGGGCAG GCTGGAATGAGCTGCTCATTGCCTCTTTCTCCCATCGCTCTGTGTCAGTCCAGGACGGGATCCTGCTGGCCACGGGCCTGCACGTGCACCGCAGCAGCGCCCACAGCGCTGGCGTGGGCTCCATCTTTGACAG GGTTTTGACAGAGCTGGTGTCCAAAATGAAAGACATGCAGATGGATAAGTCGGAGCTGGGGTGCCTGCGAGCCATTGTCCTGTTTAACCCAG ATGCCAAGGGTTTGTCCAGCCCCTCAGAAGTGGAATCTCTGCGGGAGAAGGTCTATGCCACGCTGGAAGCCTACACGAAGCAGAAGTACCCCGAGCAGCCAGGGCG GTTTGCCAAGCTCCTCCTGCGCCTGCCGGCACTGCGGTCCATCGGGCTgaagtgcctggagcacctcttctTCTTCAAGCTGATTGGAGACACCCCCATCGACACCTTTCTCATGGAGATGCTGGAGACACCCCTGCAGGTCACTTGA
- the RXRG gene encoding retinoic acid receptor RXR-gamma isoform X4 yields MVESAEETGHRLEMQPGMQAPYSLETGSFPHFYSPVHASSTSVSLSSGLSTGSPVLEGPPSFLEPPGSAGRALPAPMSAVGSPVSALGSPYRVIASSLGSHPVALSSAPGMNFVAHASPQLNVLNNVSSSEDVKPLPGLPGMGNMNYPSTSPGSLAKHICAICGDRSSGKHYGVYSCEGCKGFFKRTIRKDLIYTCRDNKDCLIDKRQRNRCQYCRYQKCLAMGMKREAVQEERQRSRERSENEAESTSSGSEDMPVERILEAELAVEPKTEAYSDVGTESSTNDPVTNICHAADKQLFTLVEWAKRIPHFSDLTLEDQVILLRAGWNELLIASFSHRSVSVQDGILLATGLHVHRSSAHSAGVGSIFDRVLTELVSKMKDMQMDKSELGCLRAIVLFNPDAKGLSSPSEVESLREKVYATLEAYTKQKYPEQPGRFAKLLLRLPALRSIGLKCLEHLFFFKLIGDTPIDTFLMEMLETPLQVT; encoded by the exons ATTCCCCGGTGCACGCCAGCTCCACGTCCGTGAGCCTGTCCTCGGGCCTCTCCACGGGGAGCCCGGTGCTGGAGGGGCCCCCCAGCTTCCTGGAGCCCCCCGGGAGCGCCGGCCGGGCGCTGCCCGCGCCCATGAGCGCCGTGGGCTCCCCGGTGAGCGCCCTGGGCTCGCCCTACAGGGTCATCGCCTCCTCCCTGGGCTCCCACCCCGTCGCTCTGTCCTCGGCCCCCGGCATGAACTTCGTGGCACACGCCAGCCCACAG CTCAATGTCCTGAACAATGTCAGCAGCTCGGAGGATGTCAAGCCCTTGCCGGGTCTCCCGGGGATGGGGAACATGAATTATCCATCCACAAGTCCAGGATCCCTAGCCAAACACATCTGTGCCATCTGTGGGGACAGATCCTCAG GGAAGCACTATGGGGTGTACAGCTGTGAGGGCTGCAAAGGCTTCTTCAAGAGGACGATCAGGAAGGATCTGATCTACACCTGCCGGGATAACAAGGACTGCCTCATCGACAAGCGCCAGCGCAACCGCTGCCAGTACTGCCGCTACCAGAAGTGCCTCGCCATGGGGATGAAGAGGGAAG ctgtgcaggaggagaggcagaggagcagggagcgcAGTGAGAACGAGGCCGAGTCCACGAGCAGTGGCAGTGAGGACATGCCCGTGGAGAGGATCCTGGAAGCTGAGCTGGCAGTGGAGCCCAAAACAGAGGCCTACAGTGACGTGGGCACAGAGAGCTCG ACAAACGACCCTGTCACCAACATCTGCCACGCTGCTGACAAGCAGCTCTTCACTCTGGTCGAGTGGGCCAAGCGCATCCCCCACTTCTCCGACCTGACGCTGGAAGACCAAGTCATTCTCCTCCGGGCAG GCTGGAATGAGCTGCTCATTGCCTCTTTCTCCCATCGCTCTGTGTCAGTCCAGGACGGGATCCTGCTGGCCACGGGCCTGCACGTGCACCGCAGCAGCGCCCACAGCGCTGGCGTGGGCTCCATCTTTGACAG GGTTTTGACAGAGCTGGTGTCCAAAATGAAAGACATGCAGATGGATAAGTCGGAGCTGGGGTGCCTGCGAGCCATTGTCCTGTTTAACCCAG ATGCCAAGGGTTTGTCCAGCCCCTCAGAAGTGGAATCTCTGCGGGAGAAGGTCTATGCCACGCTGGAAGCCTACACGAAGCAGAAGTACCCCGAGCAGCCAGGGCG GTTTGCCAAGCTCCTCCTGCGCCTGCCGGCACTGCGGTCCATCGGGCTgaagtgcctggagcacctcttctTCTTCAAGCTGATTGGAGACACCCCCATCGACACCTTTCTCATGGAGATGCTGGAGACACCCCTGCAGGTCACTTGA